A single genomic interval of Pyrobaculum arsenaticum DSM 13514 harbors:
- a CDS encoding PaRep2b protein, whose translation MPEGLWAIAWKAKKGDARAKEVLDQLLKVADKLGVREYFEERIRPVMLAGTKNAVGKRVTVEDVTVEITGFKVEWVSLEGAKRPCSWSAEPCRPNVVIKYRADGEEQVFNMTWKIKESGRIEASVKMANRLDKAAALVAVAVWEGDEEEKKRILDKARGGDVVTLTLSNLLAMAQYDESLLEWVMFVKKTKAPIS comes from the coding sequence ATGCCGGAGGGTCTGTGGGCCATTGCGTGGAAGGCGAAGAAGGGAGACGCAAGAGCCAAGGAGGTGCTGGATCAGTTGCTGAAGGTGGCTGATAAGCTGGGGGTGAGGGAGTACTTCGAGGAGAGGATAAGGCCTGTGATGCTGGCCGGCACCAAGAACGCGGTGGGGAAGAGGGTAACGGTGGAAGACGTCACAGTGGAGATTACGGGCTTCAAGGTGGAGTGGGTGTCGTTAGAGGGCGCGAAGAGGCCGTGTAGTTGGTCGGCTGAGCCGTGTAGGCCTAATGTAGTCATTAAGTACAGGGCAGATGGCGAGGAGCAGGTTTTCAATATGACGTGGAAGATCAAGGAATCGGGCAGAATTGAGGCCTCTGTGAAGATGGCGAATAGACTCGACAAGGCCGCCGCTCTCGTAGCCGTCGCGGTTTGGGAAGGCGACGAGGAGGAGAAGAAAAGGATACTCGACAAGGCGAGGGGGGGTGATGTGGTGACCCTCACCTTGAGCAACCTACTCGCCATGGCCCAGTACGATGAGTCGTTGCTGGAGTGGGTCATGTTTGTGAAGAAAACAAAAGCCCCCATCTCGTGA
- a CDS encoding 30S ribosomal protein S11, giving the protein MSAEQQPQQQQKLRWGIAWIYSSSNNTIITITDLTGAETVARVSGGQVVRADKDKPSPWAAMQAAYKAAQLAMARGINAVHIKVRGPGGYGMKVPGPGASAAIRALARSGLVIGRIEDVTPIPHDIIRPPSGRKGRRV; this is encoded by the coding sequence ATGTCAGCGGAGCAGCAGCCGCAACAACAACAGAAGCTCAGGTGGGGCATAGCGTGGATATACTCCTCTTCAAACAACACGATAATCACAATTACGGATCTGACCGGCGCGGAGACTGTGGCGAGGGTCAGCGGAGGCCAAGTGGTGAGAGCTGACAAAGATAAGCCCTCTCCCTGGGCCGCCATGCAGGCCGCCTACAAGGCCGCGCAACTAGCCATGGCCCGCGGCATAAACGCTGTGCACATAAAAGTGAGAGGCCCAGGCGGCTACGGCATGAAGGTTCCGGGCCCTGGGGCCTCTGCGGCTATTAGGGCCCTCGCCAGATCGGGTTTAGTAATAGGCCGTATTGAAGACGTCACGCCGATTCCACATGACATTATAAGGCCGCCCAGCGGGCGCAAAGGCAGAAGAGTATAA
- a CDS encoding SPOUT family RNA methylase produces the protein MDVIVKTRRGFEKIAASHIGEVLGPGAEVEPAPFGYLGIVFVKAPGSDKWALAQLIAQKVPEADRVLVVEKLVPADPAEIEKAAVEVAKRYINPDDTFAIRTTRRGSHTFSSIDINVRVGAAVKEVTGANVDLEEPTKPLYVEIFQDTAAVCIPATGEYRKLRRDKPLALGYLRKVALGQFVYEGDEEAVRKMGERIGRAVQTFEVGELVILLHKPIPARTLRLFAEAVEEGIESRYQIQTRSYGRPVWKVPVHVYELYQWVRDRAGEPLIVTDPKGDYVTHAKERLAELFKSGRVNVLIGAREGVPTGVFRFASLVIDLIPEVTIATDFVVPALAIGLISALEEAGTLPRYLGKRKKK, from the coding sequence GTGGACGTAATAGTAAAGACGAGGAGGGGGTTTGAGAAAATCGCCGCGTCGCACATTGGCGAGGTCTTGGGACCAGGTGCTGAGGTCGAGCCGGCTCCGTTCGGCTACCTAGGCATAGTGTTTGTGAAGGCCCCGGGTTCGGACAAGTGGGCGCTTGCCCAGCTCATAGCGCAGAAGGTGCCAGAAGCCGACCGCGTGTTGGTGGTGGAAAAGCTGGTGCCCGCCGACCCCGCCGAGATAGAAAAGGCGGCGGTTGAGGTGGCCAAGCGGTACATAAATCCAGACGACACCTTCGCCATTAGGACTACCAGGAGGGGCTCCCATACCTTCTCCTCAATTGACATAAACGTCAGAGTGGGCGCCGCGGTGAAGGAGGTCACCGGCGCCAATGTAGACCTTGAAGAGCCCACAAAGCCTCTATACGTGGAGATTTTCCAGGACACCGCGGCTGTGTGCATCCCAGCGACGGGGGAGTATAGAAAGCTCCGCCGCGACAAGCCACTTGCCTTGGGGTATCTTAGAAAGGTGGCTCTGGGACAATTCGTATACGAGGGCGACGAAGAGGCCGTGCGCAAAATGGGCGAGAGAATCGGGCGGGCTGTCCAGACGTTTGAAGTAGGCGAGCTGGTAATCCTCCTCCACAAGCCTATCCCCGCCCGCACGTTGCGCCTCTTCGCAGAGGCTGTGGAAGAGGGCATAGAAAGCAGGTACCAGATACAGACGAGGAGCTATGGCAGGCCGGTTTGGAAAGTCCCCGTACACGTCTACGAGCTGTACCAGTGGGTGAGAGACAGAGCCGGCGAGCCCCTCATAGTGACGGACCCAAAAGGCGACTACGTAACACACGCAAAGGAGAGGCTGGCGGAGCTTTTTAAAAGCGGCAGAGTAAACGTGCTGATAGGGGCGAGGGAGGGCGTCCCCACAGGTGTTTTCAGATTCGCCTCATTGGTAATCGACTTGATACCAGAGGTCACGATAGCGACCGATTTCGTGGTCCCCGCCCTGGCCATCGGGCTGATCAGTGCGCTGGAGGAGGCAGGCACACTGCCCAGATACCTAGGCAAGCGGAAGAAAAAATAA
- a CDS encoding DUF2258 domain-containing protein, giving the protein MATWKLEENIQRDLEKAHENIELYGGHLLKAPNKYEIKTGVIIAARFADKIRRTAFAVFGGVLPREEIVRATSELNKRIYETLISMGIGKLDIIRITVEAAVEGGKLVFGEPKIEWFIPHSEVQKKVEECEKKMSEIRKKIETLLSEIP; this is encoded by the coding sequence ATGGCAACGTGGAAACTAGAAGAAAATATACAACGCGACCTGGAAAAAGCACATGAAAACATTGAATTGTATGGAGGGCACCTCCTCAAGGCTCCTAACAAATATGAAATAAAGACGGGGGTCATCATAGCGGCGAGGTTCGCCGATAAGATAAGGAGAACGGCCTTCGCGGTGTTCGGCGGCGTATTGCCAAGAGAGGAAATAGTGAGAGCAACCTCGGAGCTTAACAAGCGGATCTACGAGACACTAATCTCGATGGGCATAGGCAAGCTTGACATTATCAGGATTACTGTAGAGGCCGCCGTGGAGGGGGGGAAGCTCGTCTTCGGCGAGCCTAAGATAGAGTGGTTCATCCCTCACAGCGAGGTGCAGAAAAAGGTGGAAGAGTGCGAGAAGAAGATGAGCGAAATCCGCAAAAAAATCGAGACATTGCTTAGCGAAATACCCTAG
- the hsp20 gene encoding archaeal heat shock protein Hsp20, which translates to MSIFDEFERFMRRWQKFFEEIERQIEEDFKRLSSPGVSGGRPRYYYYGFEITMGPDGKPVVREFGNVRRRPDMERIEVVDEIDPLTDIVEEDDKIKVVVDMPGVEKEDIKLYVSEDGRTLTIDAKGKDRKYHKEIRLPAAVDPSKAKASYKNGVLSVELEKTEKKKRGFEIKID; encoded by the coding sequence ATGTCTATTTTCGACGAATTTGAGAGATTTATGAGAAGGTGGCAGAAATTCTTTGAAGAAATAGAGAGGCAGATAGAGGAGGATTTCAAGAGGTTATCCTCGCCGGGAGTGAGCGGCGGCCGGCCCCGGTACTACTACTACGGATTTGAGATAACCATGGGGCCAGACGGCAAGCCTGTGGTTAGGGAGTTCGGCAACGTCAGGAGGAGGCCCGACATGGAGAGGATAGAGGTGGTTGACGAGATAGACCCCCTCACCGACATCGTGGAGGAGGACGACAAGATAAAGGTTGTGGTGGACATGCCTGGAGTTGAAAAAGAGGACATAAAGCTCTACGTCAGCGAAGACGGGAGGACGCTGACAATAGACGCCAAGGGGAAGGACAGGAAGTACCACAAAGAGATTAGGCTACCAGCAGCCGTAGATCCCAGCAAGGCCAAGGCTTCTTACAAAAACGGTGTGCTGTCGGTGGAGCTCGAAAAAACTGAGAAGAAAAAAAGGGGGTTTGAAATAAAGATCGACTAG
- a CDS encoding CDC48 family AAA ATPase: MSEVILKVAEAKSRDVGRSIVRIPVRVMKRLGIEPGDYVEISGRKTAYAQVWPAYPEDEDKEIIRMDGIIRQNAGVGIGDTVKVKKAVLKPAQRVVLAPTEPVRVDPEYVKKQILLGKPVARGQAVDVPFYGGAIRFVVVQVQPGPAAYVSIDTEVTVREEPVKEAELTIPRITWEDIGDLEDAKQKIRELVELPLRHPELFKHLGIEPPKGILLIGPPGTGKTLLAKAVANEANAYFVAINGPEIMSKYYGESEARLREIFEEAKKNAPAIIFIDEIDAIAPKREEVTGEVEKRVVAQLLTLMDGLQERGQVVVIGATNRPDAVDPALRRPGRFDREIHIPMPDKRARREILAVHTRNMPLCTKADVEAKVCNPGDEVDLDKIAEMTHGYTGADIAALAKEAAMAALRKAINKGMINIEQDIIPQEVLSKLKVGMSDFLEAMKFVHPTVLREVIIEVPEVHWDDIGGYDAIKQELREIVEWPMKYRHYFEELGVEPPKGILLFGPPGVGKTLFAKAVATESGANFIAVRGPELLSKWVGESEKAIREVFKKARMAAPCVIFFDEIDSIAPARGSRLGDSGVTDRMVNQLLAEMDGIGTLKNVVVMAATNRPDILDPALLRPGRFDRIIYVPPPDIKARLEIFKVHTKKVKLANDVNLEELAKKTEGYTGADIAAVVREAAMLALRETIKERSVGAKPVSMKHFEEALKRIPPSLTPEDMRRYEEVAKRLRRAIAGL; this comes from the coding sequence ATGTCGGAGGTTATTCTTAAAGTAGCTGAGGCTAAGTCCCGCGACGTCGGCCGTAGCATTGTTAGAATACCTGTCAGAGTTATGAAAAGGCTTGGTATAGAACCTGGCGACTACGTGGAGATTAGTGGGAGGAAGACGGCGTATGCCCAAGTGTGGCCAGCGTATCCAGAAGACGAGGATAAGGAGATTATTAGGATGGATGGTATAATAAGGCAAAACGCCGGCGTTGGTATAGGCGACACGGTTAAGGTGAAGAAGGCGGTTCTGAAGCCGGCGCAGAGAGTGGTGCTCGCCCCCACCGAGCCCGTCAGGGTCGACCCGGAGTACGTCAAGAAGCAGATTCTGCTAGGCAAGCCGGTGGCAAGGGGCCAGGCGGTGGACGTCCCCTTCTACGGCGGCGCCATCCGCTTCGTGGTGGTCCAGGTACAGCCAGGTCCCGCCGCCTACGTCTCCATCGACACCGAGGTCACAGTGAGGGAAGAGCCAGTCAAGGAGGCCGAGCTGACGATCCCCAGAATCACTTGGGAGGATATTGGTGATTTGGAGGATGCTAAGCAGAAGATTCGGGAGCTTGTGGAGCTTCCTCTTCGCCACCCGGAGCTTTTTAAGCATTTGGGTATTGAGCCGCCTAAGGGTATTCTGTTAATTGGCCCTCCCGGTACTGGGAAGACGCTTTTGGCAAAAGCCGTTGCCAACGAGGCCAACGCCTACTTCGTAGCCATAAATGGGCCGGAGATTATGTCTAAGTACTACGGCGAGAGTGAGGCTAGGCTGAGGGAGATATTCGAAGAGGCTAAGAAAAACGCCCCGGCGATAATCTTCATCGACGAAATAGACGCCATAGCCCCCAAGAGGGAGGAGGTGACGGGCGAAGTGGAGAAGAGAGTAGTAGCCCAGCTGTTGACATTAATGGACGGACTACAAGAAAGAGGCCAAGTAGTAGTCATAGGAGCCACCAACAGACCAGACGCAGTAGACCCAGCACTAAGAAGACCAGGAAGATTCGACAGAGAAATACACATACCCATGCCGGATAAGAGGGCGCGGCGGGAGATATTGGCCGTCCACACTAGGAATATGCCGCTGTGCACTAAGGCCGATGTGGAAGCCAAGGTGTGCAACCCCGGCGACGAGGTTGACCTTGACAAAATTGCAGAGATGACCCACGGCTACACCGGCGCCGACATAGCGGCTCTCGCTAAGGAGGCGGCCATGGCGGCGTTGAGAAAGGCGATAAACAAGGGGATGATCAACATTGAGCAGGACATAATCCCCCAGGAGGTGTTGAGCAAGCTGAAGGTAGGCATGTCCGACTTCCTAGAAGCCATGAAGTTTGTCCACCCCACCGTGCTCCGCGAGGTCATCATAGAGGTGCCGGAGGTGCACTGGGACGACATCGGGGGATACGACGCAATTAAGCAAGAGCTGAGGGAGATTGTGGAGTGGCCCATGAAGTACCGCCACTACTTCGAGGAGCTCGGCGTAGAGCCGCCGAAGGGTATACTGCTTTTCGGCCCGCCGGGGGTTGGAAAGACGCTGTTCGCCAAGGCTGTGGCCACGGAGTCGGGGGCCAACTTCATAGCCGTTAGGGGGCCGGAGCTCCTCTCCAAGTGGGTTGGCGAGAGCGAGAAGGCGATACGCGAGGTGTTCAAAAAGGCCCGCATGGCCGCGCCGTGTGTTATATTCTTCGACGAGATAGACTCGATAGCCCCCGCCAGGGGATCGAGGCTCGGGGACTCCGGCGTGACCGACCGCATGGTGAACCAGCTCCTTGCGGAGATGGACGGCATTGGGACGTTGAAAAACGTGGTGGTCATGGCGGCGACGAATAGGCCAGACATACTTGACCCCGCCCTGCTGAGGCCTGGGCGCTTTGACAGGATTATATACGTGCCGCCGCCCGACATCAAGGCAAGGCTCGAGATCTTTAAAGTGCACACAAAGAAGGTTAAGCTGGCCAACGACGTCAATTTGGAAGAGCTGGCGAAGAAGACTGAGGGCTACACAGGCGCCGACATAGCCGCCGTGGTGAGAGAGGCGGCTATGCTGGCTTTGAGGGAGACGATTAAAGAGAGGAGCGTCGGCGCGAAGCCCGTGTCCATGAAACACTTCGAAGAGGCGTTGAAGAGAATACCGCCGTCGCTTACGCCAGAGGACATGAGGCGCTACGAAGAAGTCGCTAAGAGACTCAGGCGGGCAATAGCCGGCTTATAA